The following are encoded in a window of Oncorhynchus mykiss isolate Arlee chromosome 11, USDA_OmykA_1.1, whole genome shotgun sequence genomic DNA:
- the LOC118937418 gene encoding location of vulva defective 1-like isoform X3 yields MMFSLTSITKVLFNSLTSVTKVLFNSLTSITKVLFNSLTSITTALFNSLTSTTKALFNSLTSITKTLFNSLTSITKVLFNSLTSTTKALFNSLTSTTKALFNSLTSTTKALFNSLTSTTTVLFNSLTSTTKALFNSLTSTTKALFNSLTSITKALFNSLTSITKALFNSLTSTTTVLFNSLTSTTKALFNSLTSTTKALFNSLTSTTKALFNSLTSTTKALFNSLTSTTKALFNSLTSTTKALFNSLTSITKALFNSLTSITKALFNSLTSITKALFNSLTSITKALFNSLTSITKALFNSLTSITKALFNSLTSITKALFNSLTSITKALFNSLTSITKALFNSLTSTTTVLFNSLTSTTKALFNSLTSTTKALFNSLTSTTKALFNSLTSTTKALFNSLTSTTKALFNSLTSTTKALFNSLTSITKALFNSLTSITKALFNSLTSITKALFNSLTSITKALFNSLTSITKALFNSLTSITKALFNSLTSITKALFNSLTSITKALFNSLTSITKALFNSLTSITKALFNSLTSTTKALFNSLTSTTKVLFNSLTSITKALFNSLTSTTKALFNSLTSTTKALFNSLTSTTKALFNSLTSTTKALFNSLTSTTKVLFNSLTSITKVLFNSLTSITKALFNSLTSITKALFNSLTSTTTVLFNSLTSTTKALFNSLTSTTKALFNSLTSTTKALFNSLTSTTKALFNSLTSTTKALFNSLTSTTKALFNSLTSITKALFNSLTSTTTALFNSLTSTTTVLFNSITSITKALLNSLTSITKALFNSLTSITKALFNSLTSITKALFNSLTSITKALFNSLTSITKALFNSLTSITSITKALFNSLTSTTTALFNVALLA; encoded by the exons ATGATGTTTTCCCTTACCTCCATCACTAAGGTACTATTCAATTCCCTTACCTCCGTCACTAAGGTACTATTCAATTCCCTTACCTCCATCACTAAGGTACTATTCAATTCCCTTACCTCCATCACTACGGCACTATTTAATTCCCTTACCTCCACCACTAAGGCACTATTCAATTCCCTTACCTCCATCACTAAGACACTATTCAATTCCCTTACCTCCATCACTAAGGTACTATTCAATTCCCTTACCTCCACCACTAAG GCACTATTCAATTCCCTTACCTCCACCACTAAGGCACTATTCAATTCCCTTACCTCCACCACTAAGGCACTATTCAATTCCCTTACCTCCACCACTACGGTACTATTCAATTCCCTTACCTCCACCACTAAGGCACTATTCAATTCCCTTACCTCCACCACTAAGGCACTATTCAATTCCCTTACCTCCATCACTAAGGCACTATTCAATTCCCTTACCTCCATCACTAAGGCACTATTCAATTCCCTTACCTCCACCACTACGGTACTTTTCAATTCCCTTACCTCCACCACTAAGGCACTATTCAATTCCCTTACCTCCACCACTAAGGCACTATTCAATTCCCTTACCTCCACCACTAAGGCACTATTCAATTCCCTTACCTCCACCACTAAGGCACTATTCAATTCCCTTACCTCCACCACTAAGGCACTATTCAATTCCCTTACCTCCACCACTAAGGCACTATTCAATTCCCTTACCTCCATCACTAAGGCACTATTCAATTCCCTTACCTCCATCACTAAGGCACTATTCAATTCCCTTACCTCCATCACTAAGGCACTATTCAATTCCCTTACCTCCATCACTAAGGCACTATTCAATTCCCTTACCTCCATCACTAAGGCACTATTCAATTCCCTTACCTCCATCACTAAGGCACTATTCAATTCCCTTACCTCCATCACTAAGGCACTATTCAATTCCCTTACCTCCATCACTAAGGCACTATTCAATTCCCTTACCTCCATCACTAAGGCACTATTCAATTCCCTTACCTCCACCACTACGGTACTTTTCAATTCCCTTACCTCCACCACTAAGGCACTATTCAATTCCCTTACCTCCACCACTAAGGCACTATTCAATTCCCTTACCTCCACCACTAAGGCACTATTCAATTCCCTTACCTCCACCACTAAGGCACTATTCAATTCCCTTACCTCCACCACTAAGGCACTATTCAATTCCCTTACCTCCACCACTAAGGCACTATTCAATTCCCTTACCTCCATCACTAAGGCACTATTCAATTCCCTTACCTCCATCACTAAGGCACTATTCAATTCCCTTACCTCCATCACTAAGGCACTATTCAATTCCCTTACCTCCATCACTAAGGCACTATTCAATTCCCTTACCTCCATCACTAAGGCACTATTCAATTCCCTTACCTCCATCACTAAGGCACTATTCAATTCCCTTACCTCCATCACTAAGGCACTATTCAATTCCCTTACCTCCATCACTAAGGCACTATTCAATTCCCTTACCTCCATCACTAAGGCACTGTTCAATTCCCTTACCTCCATCACTAAGGCACTATTCAATTCCCTTACCTCCACCACTAAGGCACTATTCAATTCCCTTACCTCCACCACTAAGGTACTATTCAATTCCCTTACCTCCATCACTAAG GCACTATTCAATTCCCTTACCTCCACCACTAAGGCACTATTCAATTCCCTTACCTCCACCACTAAGGCACTATTCAATTCCCTTACCTCCACCACTAAGGCACTATTCAATTCCCTTACCTCCACCACTAAGGCACTATTCAATTCCCTTACCTCCACCACTAAGGTACTATTCAATTCCCTTACCTCCATCACTAAGGTACTATTCAATTCCCTTACCTCCATCACTAAGGCACTGTTCAATTCCCTTACCTCCATCACTAAGGCACTATTCAATTCCCTTACCTCCACCACTACGGTACTTTTCAATTCCCTTACCTCCACCACTAAGGCACTATTCAATTCCCTTACCTCCACCACTAAGGCACTATTCAATTCCCTTACCTCCACCACTAAGGCACTATTCAATTCCCTTACCTCCACCACTAAGGCACTATTCAATTCCCTTACCTCCACCACTAAGGCACTATTCAATTCCCTTACCTCCACCACTAAGGCACTATTCAATTCCCTTACCTCCATCACTAAGGCACTATTCAATTCCCTTACCTCCACCACTACGGCACTATTCAATTCCCTTACCTCCACCACTACGGTACTATTCAATTCCATTACCTCCATCACTAAGGCACTATTAAATTCCCTTACCTCCATCACTAAGGCACTATTCAATTCCCTTACCTCCATCACTAAGGCACTATTCAATTCCCTTACCTCCATCACTAAGGCACTATTCAATTCCCTTACCTCCATCACTAAGGCACTATTCAATTCCCTTACCTCCATCACCAAGGCACTATTCAATTCCCTTACCTCCATCACCTCCATCACTAAGGCACTATTCAATTCCCTTACCTCCACCACTACGGCACTATTTAAtgttgctttattggcatga